The Desulfatirhabdium butyrativorans DSM 18734 genome segment ATCGGCATTGGACAAAGCCCATTGCCCCTTGACAGTGATCAGGTCGGGATCTCCCGGCCCTGCACCGACAAAGAGCACCGGAAATCGAATGGCGGCTCTTGCACCGGATTCGGTTGTGTTTGTTTTCATCGGCTTCCTTGTTGATGGACTCGCAAAAATGCCCTTGCTGGAGGTTGCTACCCGGGGGATGATCATTCCAACGCTTCTCTTTGTGGTGTCGGAGAGTCGATTGCGATTACGATTACGACAACGACAACGATAGCGACAACGACAACGATAGTGATAACGATAGTGGCAACGATCTTGTGTTCACCCCTTGCGATCCGGCTCTTTCCGCGCCTGAACGAGCCATACCGGATTCCGGGCATCGAAGCGCTCTCCGTTTGCCAGGGACTTGGAGACATTGGCCTGGAGTTGGGTAACGCCATACGGCCAGTCCAGTTGCCGGAAAACCGCTGTTGCGGCATGCAGGCTCTGCAACAGCACCGTATTGACGACCATGATGCCGCCATCGGCAAGGCGCCTGCCAGCCGCATGCAGGATCGCATCGAGATCTTTTCCGCCGCCGCCCACGAATACCCGATCCGGTGCGGGAAGTCCATCGAGAATCCCGGGCATGGCGCCCTGGATCACGCGGATGTTGCGCATGCAGAACCGGGCCACATTTTCGCGGATATGCCGCACCCGTTCGGGATGCTGTTCAACGGCAATCACCTGGCCCTTTGCGGCCAGCAGGGCGGCCTCAATCGATACCGAACCGCTTCCGGCCCCAAGGTCCCAAACCACGTGGTGGGCCATCAACGCCAGTTGGGCAATGGAAACAGCCCTGATTTCGGGTTTGGTAATCATCCCGGCATCATGCAGATAGGCCGTTTCAGGCATTCCAAGCCAGAGCTGGGGGCTATCGGCAGGCTGTCGCGCCTCGATCACGATGACATTGGGCTGACGAAACACCGCAGCGGATGCTTCTTTCAACGACATCCACCGCATCGTCTCGTCAGGCTCCCCAAGACGTTCCAGCACGCAGCATCTCCCTTCGATGGCCGGAAATTCCAGCAACCGAGCCGCGATCCAGTCCGGCGTATGGTGCGGATCGGTCAGGACGAATACCCGTTCGCTGCCGCAGATGGCTGCAATCAAATCCGTTGTGGCGTCCGTTCCATGAAAATGAACGACCGGAACAGGATGCCAGGGGAGATTCAGCCGGGAGAATGCCGCCGCAAGGGAGGATACATTCGGAAGCACCCGTACCGTTTCAGAGCCGAATCTCCGGATCAGCGTCGCCCCGATTCCGAAAAACAA includes the following:
- the cbiE gene encoding precorrin-6y C5,15-methyltransferase (decarboxylating) subunit CbiE is translated as MNQTRKTDNDPHPDRITVVGMGMAPEDLSLRQLRIIEAADVLVGAKRHLAHFENLFAEKIAIGKDLEIVMAAIADRIGRRRTVVLASGDPLFFGIGATLIRRFGSETVRVLPNVSSLAAAFSRLNLPWHPVPVVHFHGTDATTDLIAAICGSERVFVLTDPHHTPDWIAARLLEFPAIEGRCCVLERLGEPDETMRWMSLKEASAAVFRQPNVIVIEARQPADSPQLWLGMPETAYLHDAGMITKPEIRAVSIAQLALMAHHVVWDLGAGSGSVSIEAALLAAKGQVIAVEQHPERVRHIRENVARFCMRNIRVIQGAMPGILDGLPAPDRVFVGGGGKDLDAILHAAGRRLADGGIMVVNTVLLQSLHAATAVFRQLDWPYGVTQLQANVSKSLANGERFDARNPVWLVQARKEPDRKG